The Ziziphus jujuba cultivar Dongzao chromosome 7, ASM3175591v1 genome includes a region encoding these proteins:
- the LOC107424447 gene encoding uncharacterized protein LOC107424447 isoform X3, which translates to MEEETSKLPLPGAFVEFLEANGVDPSIYSDTDSTPRYIRLKPGCEAEIDEVEAEIKCKLERVSWLPGFYSLPPNIHIANSKAYQQGKIYGIDAASGAAVSALNISAGDHVLDLCAAPGAKLCLMLDLLGDLGSATGVDVSRHRLAACRTMLQKYASGNRSRLFVADGTAFSLIPIRVQPDSKSCKYNYIGESAFGEKVERFKEWTSRRTWKERKKAARARDTVALLPGIQQPELIFYGKHSGIVGLSKDELYQTHSDGDFLSSGYDKILVDAECTHDGSIKHIQKFEQWGWKTLEHRVLHAERTDSLTVLQVAESWRAACLQHLQFDSCSK; encoded by the exons ATGGAAGAGGAAACTTCAAAGCTACCGCTGCCGGGTGCTTTTGTTGAGTTTTTGGAGGCCAATGGGGTTGACCCTTCCATATACTCTGACACCGATTCCACCCCTCGTTACATAAG GTTGAAACCTGGATGTGAAGCTGAAATTGATGAAGTTGAAGCTGAGATAAAGTGTAAGCTTGAGAGAGTGAGTTGGTTGCCTGGTTTTTATTCCCTTCCGCCCAATATTCATATTGCTAATTCAAAAGCATACCAGCAAGGGAAG ATATACGGGATTGATGCAGCTTCTGGAGCTGCTGTTTCAGCTTTGAATATATCAGCTGGAGATCATGTCCTTGATCTATGTGCTGCTCCTG GTGCTAAGCTTTGTCTTATGCTGGACCTTCTTGGTGACTTGGGTTCTGCGACTGGTGTTGATGTGTCAAGACATCGTCTAGCAGCTTGTAGAACAATGCTGCAGAAATATGCATCAGGCAACCGAAGCCGGCTTTTTGTTGCTGATGGGACAGCATTTTCCCTCATTCCTATCAGAGTTCAACCAGATTCTAAATCATGTAAATAT AATTATATAGGTGAATCTGCATTCGGAGAAAAGGTGGAGCGATTCAAGGAGTGGACATCTAGGAGAACatggaaagaaaggaaaaaagcagCTAGAGCAAGAGATACTGTTGCTTTGCTTCCTGGAATTCAACAGCCAGAGCTTATCTTTTATGGTAAGCACTCTGGTATAGTTGGGCTAAGTAAAGATGAATTATATCAAACTCATAGcgatggtgattttttgagcTCTGGATATGATAAG ATCCTAGTAGATGCAGAGTGCACTCATGATGGTTCAAttaaacatatccaaaaatttgAACAGTGGGGCTGGAAAACTCTTGAACATCGTGTATTGCATGCAGAGAGAACTGATAGCCTGACTGTGCTTCAG GTTGCTGAAAGCTGGAGGGCTGCTTGTCTACAGCACTTGCAG TTTGACAGTTGCTCAAAATGA
- the LOC107424452 gene encoding thiosulfate sulfurtransferase 18 isoform X2, which produces MGSIESPRPEVVTVDIHEAKELIKSGYGYLDVRTVEEFKEGHVDAPKIFNIPYLFNTPGGMVKNPEFLEKVSSTCKKEERLIVGCRSGVRSLSAAADMLKDGFKDVRNMGGGYLAWLENRFSIKKPEDELQQVIKLKEVIDKP; this is translated from the exons ATGGGCTCTATAGAAAG CCCACGACCAGAGGTTGTCACCGTTGATATTCATGAAGCTAAGGAATTGATCAAGTCTGGCTATGGCTATTTGGATGTTAG GACGGTGGAGGAGTTCAAGGAGGGTCATGTGGATGCACCAAAGATTTTCAATATTCCTTACCTGTTTAATACACCAGGAG GAATGGTAAAAAACCCTGAATTTTTGGAAAAGGTTTCATCTACTTGCAAGAAAGAGGAGCGTCTGATCGTG GGTTGTCGAAGTGGGGTCAGATCGTTATCTGCAGCTGCTGATATGCTGAAAGAT GGATTCAAAGATGTACGCAACATGGGAGGAGGTTATCTGGCTTGGCTTGAAAATAGGTTTTCTATTAAGAAGCCAGAAGACGAGCTCCAACAAGTTATAAAGCTCAAAGAAGTTATAGACAAACCTTAA
- the LOC107424452 gene encoding thiosulfate sulfurtransferase 18 isoform X1, whose protein sequence is MGVAWVGLSFGFVLLVLLLFSPRPEVVTVDIHEAKELIKSGYGYLDVRTVEEFKEGHVDAPKIFNIPYLFNTPGGMVKNPEFLEKVSSTCKKEERLIVGCRSGVRSLSAAADMLKDGFKDVRNMGGGYLAWLENRFSIKKPEDELQQVIKLKEVIDKP, encoded by the exons ATGGGTGTTGCTTGGGTTGGTTTGTCCTTTGGGTTTGTTCTTCTTGTTCTGCTTTTATTTAGCCCACGACCAGAGGTTGTCACCGTTGATATTCATGAAGCTAAGGAATTGATCAAGTCTGGCTATGGCTATTTGGATGTTAG GACGGTGGAGGAGTTCAAGGAGGGTCATGTGGATGCACCAAAGATTTTCAATATTCCTTACCTGTTTAATACACCAGGAG GAATGGTAAAAAACCCTGAATTTTTGGAAAAGGTTTCATCTACTTGCAAGAAAGAGGAGCGTCTGATCGTG GGTTGTCGAAGTGGGGTCAGATCGTTATCTGCAGCTGCTGATATGCTGAAAGAT GGATTCAAAGATGTACGCAACATGGGAGGAGGTTATCTGGCTTGGCTTGAAAATAGGTTTTCTATTAAGAAGCCAGAAGACGAGCTCCAACAAGTTATAAAGCTCAAAGAAGTTATAGACAAACCTTAA